The following coding sequences are from one Arcobacter nitrofigilis DSM 7299 window:
- the urtB gene encoding urea ABC transporter permease subunit UrtB, with protein MKILKIILLNLLILSSLIASDLQSDSQELLTNSYSKKETVILDLTKKYKSEKKFEYLLQKLLAGDLYYTKNDNRIVFLKEKKESNYLTVDIFSGEKLSEASKYDFKKVKINNKLRNIIKASLAKINLFSTDEDKRLNSAKNLLKNLKLDDKEIIIEALQSEKSSNIRDILDEANTILIAQYGTTEEKYKAVDKLGGFISSKTLATLKDVLNNSEDEKLKTIAESSLDIVEIKKSIYSFIETAFFGLSMGSVLLLAAIGLAITFGVMKVINMAHGELIMIGAYTTYTIQQLFPNLIEYSVIIAVPCAFIVSGIVGILIERLVIRHLYGRPLETLLATFGVSLILQQLVRTIYSPLNQEVKTPSWMSGAWEVNSSLFLTYNRLYIVIFSVMVFLAILYVMKKTSLGLKVRAVSQNRPIARAMGIKSSFIDAATFGIGSGIAGVAGVALSQLTNVGPNLGQAYIVDSFMVVVFGGVGNLWGTLIAALTLGEINKFIEPISGAVLAKVIILVFIILFIQKRPRGLFPQKGRDAQD; from the coding sequence ATGAAAATCTTAAAAATAATATTGCTTAATTTATTAATTTTATCTTCACTAATTGCTTCAGATCTTCAAAGTGATTCACAAGAACTTTTGACAAATAGTTATTCTAAAAAAGAAACAGTTATTTTAGATTTAACAAAAAAATATAAAAGTGAAAAAAAGTTTGAGTATTTATTACAAAAACTTCTAGCTGGAGATTTGTATTATACAAAAAATGATAACAGAATAGTTTTTTTAAAAGAAAAAAAAGAGAGTAATTATCTTACTGTAGATATTTTTTCTGGTGAAAAGTTAAGTGAAGCTTCAAAATATGATTTTAAAAAAGTGAAAATCAATAATAAATTAAGAAATATTATAAAAGCATCTTTGGCAAAAATAAATCTATTTTCTACAGATGAAGATAAAAGATTAAATTCTGCTAAAAACTTATTAAAAAACCTAAAACTTGATGATAAGGAGATTATCATTGAGGCTTTACAAAGTGAAAAATCCTCAAATATTAGAGATATTTTAGATGAGGCAAATACTATTTTAATTGCTCAATATGGAACTACTGAAGAAAAATATAAAGCTGTAGATAAACTTGGAGGTTTTATTTCATCTAAAACTCTTGCAACACTAAAAGATGTACTTAACAATAGTGAAGATGAAAAACTAAAAACAATAGCTGAATCTTCACTTGATATAGTTGAGATAAAAAAGAGCATTTATTCATTTATCGAAACTGCATTTTTTGGACTTAGTATGGGATCTGTTTTACTTTTAGCAGCTATTGGACTTGCTATTACTTTTGGTGTTATGAAAGTAATCAATATGGCACATGGGGAGTTGATTATGATAGGAGCATATACTACATATACGATTCAACAACTTTTCCCAAACTTGATTGAATATTCTGTAATTATTGCGGTTCCGTGCGCATTTATAGTAAGTGGAATTGTGGGAATTTTGATTGAAAGATTGGTTATAAGACATCTTTATGGAAGACCACTTGAAACGCTACTTGCAACTTTTGGGGTAAGTTTGATTTTACAACAGTTAGTTCGAACAATATATTCACCACTTAATCAAGAAGTAAAAACTCCTTCATGGATGAGTGGTGCTTGGGAAGTAAATAGTTCACTATTTCTTACATACAATAGATTATATATCGTGATATTTTCTGTAATGGTATTTTTAGCGATTTTGTATGTTATGAAAAAAACTTCATTAGGATTAAAAGTGCGGGCTGTTTCACAAAATAGACCAATTGCAAGAGCTATGGGTATAAAGTCAAGTTTTATTGATGCAGCTACTTTTGGAATAGGTTCAGGAATAGCAGGAGTTGCAGGAGTTGCTTTATCACAACTTACAAATGTGGGACCAAATCTAGGACAAGCTTATATTGTGGATAGTTTTATGGTTGTTGTATTTGGTGGAGTTGGAAATCTATGGGGGACTTTAATAGCAGCCCTTACTTTAGGTGAAATTAACAAGTTTATTGAGCCAATTTCAGGAGCAGTGTTAGCAAAAGTTATTATCTTAGTATTTATTATTTTATTTATACAAAAAAGACCTAGAGGATTATTTCCTCAAAAAGGTCGAGATGCACAGGATTAG
- the urtC gene encoding urea ABC transporter permease subunit UrtC, which yields MKNKSFILKILENDKGGKIVLSTLAVVVFVVSFCNLFVPSSSAFYISTFTVTILGKYLAFALLALALDLVWGYLGVLSLGHGAFFALGGYGLAMYLMRQIGDRGVYGNPDLPDFMVFMNLKELPWFWYGFDNPLFTFIMIMLVPAILAFVFGWFAFKSRVTGVYLSIITQAMTYALMLAFFRNDMGFGGNNGLTDFKDILGFDLQADSTRVGLLIITFLALTLGYLICRFIINSRLGRVIISIRDEESRVRFIGYKVEQYKVFIFVVSAILAGIAGALYVPQVGIINPGVFSPLFSIELVIWVAIGGRGTLYGAIIGAIVVNFASTYFTSALPEVWLYALGGLFVLVTLYLPKGVVGLISQIDSKLRKAK from the coding sequence ATGAAGAATAAATCTTTTATATTAAAAATTTTGGAAAATGACAAAGGTGGGAAGATAGTTTTATCAACTCTTGCAGTTGTAGTATTTGTAGTATCATTTTGTAATTTATTTGTACCAAGTAGTTCAGCATTTTATATCTCAACTTTTACAGTTACAATTTTAGGTAAATATTTAGCCTTTGCTCTTTTAGCACTTGCGTTAGATTTGGTTTGGGGATATTTAGGAGTTTTAAGCCTTGGTCATGGAGCCTTTTTTGCCCTTGGTGGATATGGACTTGCTATGTATCTTATGCGTCAAATAGGTGATAGAGGAGTTTATGGGAATCCTGATTTACCAGACTTTATGGTATTTATGAATTTAAAAGAGTTACCATGGTTTTGGTATGGATTTGATAATCCTTTGTTTACTTTTATAATGATTATGCTCGTACCTGCAATCTTAGCTTTTGTTTTTGGCTGGTTTGCTTTTAAATCAAGGGTAACAGGAGTTTATCTTTCAATCATAACTCAAGCAATGACTTATGCACTTATGTTAGCATTTTTTAGAAATGATATGGGCTTTGGTGGAAATAATGGATTAACAGATTTTAAAGATATTTTAGGATTTGACTTACAAGCTGATTCTACAAGAGTAGGACTTCTTATTATTACATTTTTAGCTTTGACTTTGGGATATTTGATTTGTAGATTTATTATAAATTCAAGACTTGGTAGAGTAATTATATCTATTAGAGATGAAGAAAGTAGGGTTAGATTTATTGGATATAAAGTTGAACAATACAAAGTATTTATATTTGTAGTTTCAGCAATACTTGCAGGAATCGCAGGAGCACTTTATGTTCCACAAGTGGGAATCATAAATCCAGGAGTTTTCTCACCACTATTTTCTATTGAACTTGTGATTTGGGTAGCAATAGGTGGAAGAGGAACTTTATATGGAGCAATCATTGGAGCAATAGTTGTAAACTTTGCTAGTACTTATTTTACTTCTGCTCTTCCTGAAGTATGGTTATATGCTTTAGGTGGATTATTTGTTCTTGTAACATTATATCTTCCTAAAGGTGTAGTTGGACTTATAAGCCAGATAGATTCTAAGTTAAGAAAGGCAAAATAA
- the urtD gene encoding urea ABC transporter ATP-binding protein UrtD: MKLLKYDNELNIGNLKIGDRILLVDGVSVSFDGFKALNNLSFSINYGELRCIIGANGAGKSTMMDVVTGKTRPDEGEVIFGEAVNLLELDEPTISEIGIGRKFQKPTVFQNHSVFENLELAMKDDKRFFKTLFSKLRSEQKDRIEETMKLIGLKELYNLDAGILSHGQKQWLEIGMLIMQEPKLLLVDEPVAGMTPQEVEKTAEILTSLSKENAVVVVEHDMEFIRSIASKVTVLHEGSVLAEGNMDAIQNNEKVRKVYLGE; the protein is encoded by the coding sequence ATGAAACTCTTAAAATATGATAATGAATTAAATATTGGTAATCTTAAAATTGGAGATAGAATATTATTAGTTGATGGAGTTAGTGTTAGTTTTGATGGATTTAAAGCCTTAAATAACTTGAGTTTTTCAATCAATTATGGAGAACTTAGATGTATCATTGGAGCAAATGGTGCTGGGAAATCTACTATGATGGATGTAGTCACTGGAAAAACTAGACCAGATGAAGGAGAAGTTATATTTGGAGAAGCTGTTAATTTACTTGAACTTGATGAACCAACAATTTCTGAAATAGGAATAGGGAGAAAATTTCAAAAGCCAACAGTATTTCAAAATCATTCAGTTTTCGAAAATTTAGAGTTAGCAATGAAAGATGATAAAAGATTTTTTAAAACACTTTTTTCAAAACTAAGAAGTGAACAAAAAGATAGAATAGAAGAGACTATGAAATTAATTGGTCTAAAAGAGCTTTATAATTTGGATGCAGGTATTTTGTCTCACGGTCAAAAACAGTGGCTTGAAATAGGTATGCTTATCATGCAAGAGCCAAAACTACTCCTTGTAGATGAACCAGTGGCAGGAATGACACCACAAGAGGTAGAAAAAACAGCAGAGATTTTGACAAGTTTATCAAAAGAAAATGCTGTAGTTGTGGTTGAACATGATATGGAGTTTATACGAAGTATCGCTTCAAAAGTAACTGTGCTACATGAGGGTTCTGTTTTAGCTGAGGGTAATATGGATGCGATACAAAACAATGAAAAAGTACGAAAAGTATATTTAGGAGAATAA
- the urtE gene encoding urea ABC transporter ATP-binding subunit UrtE encodes MLKIENINQFYGQSHTLWDLNLEIKKGRCTCLMGRNGVGKTTLSKVIMGLLPIRDGQIIYDGQDISKLADHKRASIAIGYVPQGREIFSQLSVLENLQIGVLANRNKISKVPEKIYELFPVLKDMQKRKGGDLSGGQQQQLAIARALCIDPKFLILDEPSEGIQPNIVAQIGEVIDYLTKEEDMTVLLVEQKLPFARRHGDDFYVVDRGSVVAKGEISQLSDDIIKQHLSV; translated from the coding sequence ATGCTAAAAATAGAAAATATAAATCAATTTTATGGACAAAGTCATACCCTTTGGGATTTGAACTTAGAGATTAAAAAGGGTCGTTGTACTTGTCTTATGGGAAGAAATGGTGTTGGAAAAACAACACTTAGTAAAGTTATTATGGGTTTACTTCCTATTCGTGATGGGCAAATCATTTATGATGGACAAGATATTTCAAAACTAGCAGATCACAAACGTGCTAGTATTGCAATAGGTTATGTTCCCCAAGGAAGAGAGATATTTTCACAACTAAGTGTCTTAGAAAATTTACAAATTGGAGTTTTGGCAAATAGAAATAAAATCTCAAAAGTTCCAGAAAAAATATATGAGCTTTTCCCTGTATTAAAAGATATGCAAAAAAGAAAAGGTGGGGATTTATCAGGAGGTCAGCAACAACAACTTGCAATCGCCCGAGCACTTTGTATTGATCCAAAGTTTTTGATTCTTGATGAACCAAGTGAAGGAATACAACCAAATATTGTAGCTCAAATTGGAGAAGTAATTGATTATCTTACAAAAGAAGAAGATATGACAGTTTTATTAGTGGAACAAAAGCTTCCATTTGCCAGACGACATGGGGATGATTTTTATGTAGTAGATAGGGGAAGTGTGGTTGCAAAGGGGGAAATCTCACAGCTAAGTGATGATATAATAAAACAACATTTATCAGTATAA
- a CDS encoding urease accessory protein UreD yields the protein MSIKFNFKDDKFSLDKLELPSRHYYFQDEENYIKLLNIGEGIFPKDKIRTSLKLDNSNLILTTESATKIYPSKKEYGINKIDIRIQNNSNLEFLNDELILYKDSKYIQFFNLKYDDSSTFFYSDILSRGRSFEDFDFSNVLMKNSFSSNKKLEYLEKFDVIGDELKDYIIRKDSDNYIFMKIYIKTKDNDKFLDILKKDDFDSFTYSKSKEIIIGTISSNSMNEIKKKQKLIWTNYRKYLNKKEFSLGKQ from the coding sequence ATGAGTATAAAATTTAATTTTAAAGATGATAAATTTTCTTTAGATAAATTAGAACTTCCTTCTCGCCACTACTATTTTCAAGATGAAGAGAATTATATAAAACTTCTAAACATAGGTGAAGGAATCTTTCCTAAAGACAAGATTAGAACTTCCCTTAAACTTGATAATTCAAATTTGATTTTAACAACAGAGTCTGCTACAAAAATTTATCCATCAAAAAAAGAATATGGAATAAACAAAATAGATATAAGGATTCAAAACAACTCAAACTTAGAGTTTCTAAATGATGAACTTATCTTATACAAAGACTCAAAATATATTCAATTTTTTAATTTAAAATATGATGATAGCTCGACTTTTTTTTACTCAGATATTTTAAGCAGGGGAAGAAGTTTTGAGGACTTTGATTTCTCAAATGTTTTGATGAAAAATAGTTTTTCTTCTAACAAAAAACTTGAATACCTAGAAAAGTTTGATGTGATAGGTGATGAGTTAAAAGATTATATTATTAGAAAAGATAGTGATAACTATATTTTTATGAAAATATATATCAAAACAAAAGATAATGATAAGTTTTTAGATATCTTGAAAAAAGATGATTTTGATTCTTTTACTTATTCAAAATCAAAAGAGATAATCATAGGAACAATTAGTTCAAATAGTATGAATGAAATCAAAAAGAAGCAGAAACTTATTTGGACTAATTATAGAAAGTACCTAAATAAAAAAGAGTTTTCTTTAGGAAAACAGTGA
- a CDS encoding MFS transporter, whose translation MQVSISKISIALFFIVSVIFSTIYTPQAILPVLKETFHISVLETNLLLSGMLFVLMFSTPFYAPISNRFGKKKIMVFCTFFLFLSVLLSSVTSNFYVLLFSRFLQGVFVPGITAIMLSYVQEIYPKSHRGFGMGIYMAATSFGAVIGRLLAGWITFFYSWRMAFLIFAILLFIAFFAMIFALPVSEHETINKRVINKDALFSFLSNIKIVSVLIIPTVVFFSFMAISTFATYHLAQEPFNLDASQLGNIFLVLLLGVIISPFAGRYSDIIGRVRIIFLGVAVLILGIFLTLSQSISLVIAGLGLVTIGMFSVQSVTPTYLGELVPENKATVSILYQSFFYLGGCLGTFVPSIAWEYYGYKGVTILCIILLLFGSIFLLSNILKVKTNR comes from the coding sequence ATGCAAGTTTCAATAAGTAAAATATCAATAGCTCTTTTTTTTATAGTATCTGTAATCTTCTCTACAATATATACTCCACAAGCAATATTACCTGTATTAAAAGAAACTTTTCACATAAGTGTATTAGAGACAAATTTATTACTCTCTGGTATGTTATTTGTTTTGATGTTTTCAACACCTTTTTATGCTCCCATATCAAATAGATTTGGAAAGAAAAAAATCATGGTATTTTGTACTTTTTTTCTTTTTCTTTCTGTTTTATTGTCATCAGTAACTTCAAATTTTTATGTTCTTCTTTTTAGTAGATTTTTACAAGGAGTATTTGTCCCTGGGATAACAGCAATTATGCTCTCTTATGTTCAAGAGATTTATCCAAAATCCCATCGAGGCTTTGGTATGGGTATTTATATGGCAGCAACTAGTTTTGGTGCTGTTATTGGAAGATTATTAGCAGGATGGATTACTTTTTTTTACTCATGGAGAATGGCTTTTTTGATATTTGCTATTCTTTTATTTATTGCTTTTTTTGCAATGATTTTTGCATTGCCAGTTAGTGAACATGAAACTATAAATAAAAGAGTGATTAATAAAGATGCCTTATTTAGTTTCCTTTCAAATATAAAAATAGTATCAGTATTGATTATTCCCACTGTAGTATTTTTCTCCTTTATGGCAATTTCTACTTTTGCCACATATCATTTAGCCCAAGAACCTTTTAATCTAGATGCTAGTCAATTGGGTAATATATTTTTAGTCTTACTATTAGGTGTGATTATAAGTCCCTTTGCTGGAAGATATTCAGATATTATTGGAAGAGTTAGAATAATATTTTTAGGTGTTGCAGTTTTGATTTTAGGTATATTTTTAACTCTATCCCAATCAATTAGTTTAGTAATAGCTGGACTTGGACTTGTAACTATAGGAATGTTCTCTGTGCAATCGGTTACACCTACTTATTTAGGAGAATTAGTACCTGAAAATAAAGCTACAGTATCTATTTTATATCAAAGCTTCTTTTATCTAGGTGGATGTTTGGGAACTTTTGTACCCTCTATTGCTTGGGAGTATTATGGATACAAAGGAGTTACGATACTTTGTATTATTTTGCTTTTATTTGGAAGTATTTTTTTATTATCTAATATATTGAAAGTTAAAACTAATAGATAG
- a CDS encoding MBL fold metallo-hydrolase, translating to MNITVLSENLKCDLKDLKNEHGLSLYIEMDNHHLLFDTGRSDNFIKNAEKLGIPLEKIEYVIISHAHQDHIGGLINFLRINKKAKIYMKKQVFEEYYFSFMGFKKNISVNKNLFLEYSNRICFINSFTEIVKEIYLFPKIDKNAAMPSGNKLLYLKKGSTLVQDSFEHELVMVIKESNGISVFTGCGHSGVVNIVKTVRKVFPNLSMKALIGGFHLISIPIINLMGSKTKIEKIVKIIKEENIQKVYTGHCTGKSAYMKFRYFLGDMVEYLNLGRKINV from the coding sequence ATGAATATAACTGTTTTATCAGAAAACTTGAAATGTGATTTAAAAGATTTAAAAAATGAACATGGACTTTCTCTTTATATAGAAATGGACAATCACCACTTACTTTTTGATACAGGAAGAAGTGATAATTTTATAAAAAATGCAGAAAAGCTAGGAATACCTTTAGAAAAGATTGAATATGTAATTATTTCACATGCACATCAAGACCATATAGGTGGATTAATTAATTTTCTTCGCATAAATAAAAAAGCAAAAATCTATATGAAAAAGCAAGTATTTGAAGAGTATTATTTCTCTTTTATGGGGTTTAAAAAGAATATTAGTGTTAATAAAAATTTATTTTTAGAATATAGTAATCGTATCTGTTTTATTAATTCATTTACTGAAATTGTAAAAGAGATATATCTTTTTCCTAAAATAGATAAAAATGCTGCAATGCCATCAGGAAATAAACTCTTATACTTAAAAAAAGGAAGTACACTTGTTCAAGATAGCTTTGAACATGAGTTAGTTATGGTTATTAAAGAATCAAATGGAATAAGTGTTTTCACAGGGTGTGGACATAGTGGTGTTGTTAATATTGTAAAGACAGTTAGAAAAGTATTTCCAAATTTAAGTATGAAAGCTCTTATTGGAGGATTTCATCTTATCTCTATTCCAATAATAAATTTAATGGGATCAAAAACTAAAATTGAGAAAATTGTAAAAATTATAAAAGAAGAGAATATACAAAAAGTTTATACGGGACACTGTACAGGGAAAAGTGCATACATGAAATTCAGATATTTTTTAGGAGATATGGTTGAATATCTTAATCTTGGAAGAAAAATTAATGTTTAA
- a CDS encoding amino acid ABC transporter ATP-binding protein has product MSLVSIENVHKYYGEKHVLKGIDLEINPGEVVSIIGRSGSGKSTLLRCINGLEDHQNGNIVVDNLEVTTNDLQLRKLSKVCGMIFQGFNLYPHKTTGQNVMLSPKLVLGKKDNECRELAMECLKKVGMDQMFDQYPNSLSGGQKQRVAIARSLAMSPKILLCDEITSALDPELVGEVLKVLEKLAEEGMTLVLVTHEMNFARDIGDRVVFMHNGKVWETGPSDEVFSNPKTPELQNFLSSVL; this is encoded by the coding sequence ATGTCTCTAGTTAGTATTGAGAATGTACACAAGTATTATGGAGAAAAACATGTACTTAAAGGAATTGATCTTGAAATAAATCCAGGAGAAGTTGTCTCTATAATTGGAAGATCTGGTTCAGGTAAAAGTACACTTCTTAGATGTATAAATGGATTGGAAGATCATCAAAATGGAAATATCGTTGTAGATAACTTAGAAGTTACAACAAATGACTTACAACTTAGAAAACTAAGTAAAGTATGTGGTATGATTTTTCAAGGATTTAATTTATATCCCCATAAAACAACTGGACAAAATGTAATGCTCTCTCCGAAGTTAGTTTTAGGTAAAAAAGATAATGAGTGCAGAGAATTAGCAATGGAATGTCTAAAAAAAGTAGGTATGGATCAAATGTTTGACCAATATCCAAATAGTTTATCAGGTGGTCAAAAACAACGTGTTGCAATAGCTAGATCACTTGCTATGTCTCCAAAAATTTTATTATGTGATGAGATTACATCTGCCCTTGACCCAGAACTTGTTGGTGAAGTTTTAAAAGTATTAGAAAAATTAGCAGAAGAAGGTATGACCTTAGTTCTTGTAACGCATGAGATGAATTTTGCTAGAGATATTGGTGATAGAGTTGTATTTATGCATAATGGAAAAGTTTGGGAAACTGGTCCTAGTGATGAAGTCTTTTCTAATCCTAAAACACCAGAGTTACAAAATTTTCTTTCTTCTGTTTTATAA
- a CDS encoding amino acid ABC transporter permease, producing the protein MADISTLDIFHNLLLATRWTLLLSLIAFIGGGIVAGILILLRMTNNRFLSILIKIYVEIFQGTPLLMQLYLAFFGLSLIGIDINEWTAASLALTLFTSAFLCEIWSGCLNSVPKGQWEAAKTMGLNYYQSMIHVIIPQTIRVATAPTIGFSVQVVKGTALASIIGFIELTKAGTMLNNATFEPFKVFTMVAIIYFVICYPLTRYSKYLERKLNVSS; encoded by the coding sequence ATGGCTGATATTTCAACATTAGATATTTTTCATAATCTATTATTAGCAACAAGATGGACACTATTATTGTCTCTAATTGCTTTTATTGGTGGAGGAATAGTTGCAGGAATTCTAATATTATTAAGAATGACGAATAATCGTTTTTTATCAATATTAATAAAAATATATGTGGAAATTTTTCAAGGAACACCATTATTAATGCAGTTATACTTAGCATTTTTTGGATTATCATTAATTGGAATTGATATTAATGAATGGACTGCTGCTAGTTTAGCTTTGACCTTATTTACAAGTGCTTTTTTATGTGAGATTTGGAGTGGTTGTTTAAACTCTGTTCCAAAAGGACAATGGGAAGCTGCTAAAACTATGGGATTAAATTACTATCAATCAATGATTCATGTAATTATTCCACAAACAATAAGAGTAGCAACAGCTCCTACTATTGGGTTTTCAGTTCAAGTTGTAAAAGGAACTGCATTAGCTTCAATCATTGGATTTATTGAACTTACAAAAGCAGGAACAATGTTAAATAATGCAACATTTGAACCATTTAAAGTATTTACAATGGTTGCAATAATATATTTTGTAATTTGCTATCCCTTAACACGATATAGCAAATATTTAGAAAGGAAATTAAATGTCTCTAGTTAG
- a CDS encoding amino acid ABC transporter permease, with product MDYQFDFAGVFPYYKVIIKGIQLTIEITIFTTILGLLLGILGAAIKIGEKKILKGFVSTFVEVIRNTPFIVQLFFIFFGLPAIGFKLTAMEAGIIAMVVNLGAYSTEIIRAGVEATGKGQWEAGKTMGLKWSQIFIHIILPQAFHKISPALVSQCVIVMLGSSVLSQISVEELTFSANFIQSRTFLSFESYFIVTAIYLVFAIILRFILTLISEKLFKTNAVKEGS from the coding sequence ATGGATTACCAATTTGATTTTGCGGGAGTTTTCCCCTACTATAAAGTAATAATTAAAGGTATACAATTAACTATAGAAATAACAATTTTTACAACAATTTTAGGTCTATTATTGGGTATTCTTGGAGCTGCAATAAAAATTGGAGAGAAGAAAATTCTAAAAGGTTTTGTTAGCACTTTTGTTGAAGTAATAAGAAATACACCATTTATAGTACAACTATTTTTTATCTTTTTTGGTTTGCCAGCAATTGGTTTTAAATTAACAGCCATGGAAGCTGGAATAATTGCGATGGTTGTTAATTTAGGAGCTTATTCAACAGAGATTATACGAGCTGGAGTTGAAGCAACAGGAAAAGGACAATGGGAAGCTGGTAAAACAATGGGACTAAAATGGTCACAAATATTTATTCATATAATTTTACCACAAGCTTTTCATAAAATATCACCTGCTTTGGTAAGTCAATGTGTAATTGTAATGTTAGGTTCTTCAGTTTTATCACAAATTTCTGTAGAAGAGTTAACTTTTTCAGCTAACTTCATTCAATCGCGTACTTTTTTAAGCTTTGAATCATATTTTATAGTTACAGCAATATATTTAGTTTTTGCAATCATTTTAAGATTTATACTTACTCTTATAAGTGAGAAACTGTTTAAAACAAATGCTGTTAAAGAAGGAAGTTAA
- a CDS encoding transporter substrate-binding domain-containing protein: MFKNVLLKVLAIGALLSVSLLNANQLADIKKSGVIKIAVPQDFAPFGSVSKDMSIQGYDVDTAKLIAKKLGVKLELIPVASANRIPYLQTGKVNLTISSLGKNPERARAIDFSDAYAIFYLGVFGSKDVKVSSPADLKGKTVGVTRGTIEDIELSKLVDPSVTIKRYEDNNMTTSSFLSGQVKLIATGNVIVSEMARKNPGKEEAMTKFMIVNNPCYIGIKKHEPELMAFINKFIKENKENGKLNKISNKWFKMDLPKDL, translated from the coding sequence ATGTTTAAAAATGTTTTATTAAAAGTATTAGCTATTGGGGCACTACTAAGTGTAAGTTTATTAAATGCAAATCAATTGGCTGATATTAAAAAATCAGGAGTTATTAAAATAGCTGTTCCTCAAGATTTTGCTCCATTTGGTTCTGTTTCTAAAGACATGAGCATACAAGGTTACGATGTAGATACTGCAAAACTTATTGCAAAAAAACTAGGAGTTAAGTTAGAACTTATTCCAGTTGCTAGTGCAAATAGAATTCCATATTTACAAACAGGAAAAGTAAATTTAACAATATCAAGTTTAGGTAAAAATCCAGAAAGAGCAAGAGCTATTGATTTTTCTGACGCATATGCAATATTTTACTTAGGTGTATTTGGAAGTAAAGATGTAAAGGTTTCATCACCAGCAGACTTAAAAGGTAAAACAGTAGGTGTTACTAGAGGTACGATTGAAGATATTGAATTATCAAAATTAGTTGACCCATCAGTTACTATTAAAAGATATGAAGATAATAATATGACAACTTCGTCTTTCCTTTCTGGTCAAGTGAAATTAATCGCAACAGGTAATGTAATTGTAAGTGAAATGGCTAGAAAAAATCCAGGAAAAGAAGAAGCTATGACAAAATTTATGATAGTTAATAACCCTTGTTACATTGGAATTAAAAAACATGAACCAGAACTTATGGCATTTATAAACAAATTTATAAAAGAAAATAAAGAGAATGGTAAATTAAATAAAATTTCAAATAAATGGTTCAAAATGGATCTTCCAAAAGATTTATAA
- a CDS encoding GntR family transcriptional regulator: protein MDNSIEELTIEETIIKYIFDEIFDNKFKPGMKLSESVFAQTFNVSRDSVRKAFSQLQSMGILTYKKNQGFYLRWLNEEDAKNVYEARTILEVGIITVVTQKYSLGLIELSSLVCEVEREKYLKISSRNGEYVNSSCNFHLELALLTNNELLINAITPLISLSILARLVYEDSTCLFNSYDEHNEIITAIKTNDVEYAKSVMNYHLRHCLEALNFKDTPKQTSSIISLRTML from the coding sequence ATGGATAATAGTATTGAAGAACTTACAATAGAAGAAACAATCATTAAATATATTTTTGATGAAATCTTTGACAATAAATTTAAACCAGGAATGAAACTTTCAGAAAGCGTATTTGCACAAACTTTTAATGTAAGCAGGGATTCTGTAAGAAAAGCTTTTAGTCAATTACAAAGTATGGGTATTCTGACATATAAAAAGAATCAAGGATTTTACTTAAGATGGCTTAATGAAGAAGATGCAAAAAATGTTTATGAAGCAAGAACTATACTCGAAGTTGGAATCATAACTGTTGTTACTCAAAAATATTCTTTAGGCTTAATTGAATTATCTTCTCTTGTTTGTGAGGTTGAGAGAGAAAAATATTTAAAAATATCATCAAGAAATGGGGAATATGTTAATAGCTCTTGTAATTTTCATCTAGAATTAGCTTTATTAACGAACAATGAACTTTTAATAAATGCAATAACTCCTTTAATTTCTTTAAGTATCTTAGCTAGATTAGTCTATGAAGATAGTACTTGTCTTTTTAATTCATATGATGAACATAATGAAATAATTACTGCTATTAAAACAAATGATGTGGAATATGCAAAAAGTGTGATGAACTATCATTTGCGTCATTGTTTAGAAGCCTTAAACTTTAAAGATACTCCAAAGCAAACAAGTTCAATTATTAGTTTGCGAACAATGTTATAA